DNA sequence from the Cohnella herbarum genome:
ATATGTGCAGTTTACTCAGGTAGTCGGAATGAGAGGGGGGTGGAATAACTAATCCGTAAAAATAATCCATGCGGACTTAATCTTGACGCTACCCTCGAGCTTCTTCCCCCCTTATAAATCTGTACTATTTTTAGCATAGAATCTTCGAAAATATCGCAAAAAGATAAAATCTGTATGTTTTTTCATACAGATTCATCCGCTTTTCTATTTCCAAGCAAAATCTATATGATTTTTCACATATCATCGTCCGAATCCAACAATCAACCCATCTTGAACATATAATCAACTTAATGTGACTCATAAATATGAACTTTTTATTAAATAATGGTCATAATGTATTGATTTATTATTTAATTAGACCTATATTGTAAATATAATAACTCAGGGGTGAGCATATTGCGCGTAGGATTGAGCGGAACAGGACGTATAGGACGCCTATTACTAAGGAAGGTGTTCTCGACGGAACAGTCGGCAGTCGAAGTAGGCGTCATAAATTCACTTAGCAGTCCGGAAACGATAGCTCATCTGCTTAAATATGACTCTGTTCATGGGAAATGGGATGGCGAGGCCGAGGTGGACGGGAATGATTTGATTCTCAATGGCAGACGAGTCGCGGTTACTTCTCAAGCAGCACCTGAATTGTTGCCATGGCGAGAATACGAAGTCGAGATGGCAATTGACGCTACGGGTAAGTTTAATGACCGCGATGGCGCCTCTCGTCATCTAAAGGCCGGAGCGGAGAAAGTATTGATTACCGCACCGGGATCGGGCGTTGATTTGACCGTTGTGATGGGGGTCAACGACAGTCAGTACGACCCGCGCAAGCATCGGATTATTTCCGCGGCATCCTGTACGACGAATTGCCTAGCTCCCGTACTTCATGTCGTGGATAAAGCTTTCGGCGTGGAACAGGGGTGGATGACCACGATTCATTCCTACACGAACGATCAGAATCATCTCGACAACTCCCATAAGGATTTGAGAAGGGCCCGCGCCTGCACAAGTTCCATTATTCCCACGTCTACCGGGGTCGGCAAAGCGTTGAAGGAGGTTATTCCGCACTTATCTTCCGTCATCGAAGGCATTTCGATGCGAGTACCTACGCAAAATGTCTCCATGCTGGATCTATCCTTGCAGCTTAAACGTAAGGCAACTTTAAATGAGGTCCGGGAGGTTTTCCTAGAAGCGGTATCCGGACCACAGACGAAGGTAATGGAATACAACGAATTGCCGTTGGTCTCAACGGACTATATCGGGAACGAGAAATCCGCAATTATCGATGGTCTTAGCACGATGGTGAGAGGCGATCAACTAAAACTCTTCGCTTGGTATGACAATGAGTGGGCATATGCCAGCCGTGTTTACGATTTGGCGATGCATGTAAGCAACGCACATCATTCATTAGAAACAAGGAGTGTTGTAAGCGTATGAACAACGAAACCATTAACGGCGCGCAAGACAACCACATGAACGATCTGGGGCTCATTATCTGTAAAATATGCTATCAAGTGGTGGGCTCTCTCCCGACGAACGGATACAAGAAAATGTACGTCATCTGCGATAACGAAAACTGCATCGCCATCAAGGGGGAAATAATAAATGAATAACAAACAAGTATTCGATTTTCAAGAAGGAAACGCGGGAATGAAAACCCTTCTCGGGGGTAAAGGAGCGCATCTTGCGGAGATGACGCGCGCAGGTCTCCCGGTACCTCCGGGGTTCACGATTTCGACCGAAGCTTGTTTATCGTATTTCAAAGCCGACAATCGAATGTCGGATGAATTGCAATCCGAAATCGTAGCGGCCCTTCACCGTCTTGAGACGCTGAAAGGCCAGAAGTTCGGTAATCCTGCCGATCCGCTTCTCGTCTCCGTCAGATCCGGATCGGTCACGTCGATGCCGGGCATGATGGATACGATCTTAAACCTGGGTCTTAACGACGAGACAGTGGAAGGCTTGGCGGCTAAAACGAATAATGCTAGGTTTGCGTACGATTGTTACCGGAGGCTGCTGCAGATGTTCGGGAACGTCGTTCTGGATATTGGTGGGCATCACTTCGAGAAAATCGTTCATCGGCTGAAACAAGAAGAAGGGGTTTCGCAGGATCAGGATCTAACACCGGACGCATTACTTCGTTTGATCGCCGATTTCAAGCACTGTATCCAGTTGCAAGCCGGTCGTCCTTTTCCGCAAGATGTACGTGAACAGCTCACGTTGGCGGTTGAAGCGGTATTTCAGTCCTGGAACAACTCGAGAGCGAAAATATATCGTAAAATTAACCGGATTCCCGATGACCAGGGGACTGCGGTAAATATCCAAAGCATGGTTTTCGGCAATCGGGGCCAGGATTGCGGAACGGGTGTCGTGTTCACGAGAAATCCTTCGACCGGCGCTACCGAATTGTTCGGAGAATACTTAATCAATGCCCAAGGCGAAGACGTAGTCGCAGGAACGCGCACGCCGCAGCCGGTAGCTTCGCTTAGCGACGAAATGCCAGCCGTCTTCGAACAATTGGTTCGTCTAGCGAAACAGCTTGAACAGCATTACCGCGATATGCAGGATATCGAATTCACCGTCGAACAGGGGCGGTTATATATTCTCCAAACGCGCAACGGAAAGAGAAACGCGCAAGCGGCCGTTACGATTGCGGCGAATTTGGTGAAAGAGGGTACGATCGCGAAGGAAGACGCGCTTCAACGGATTGAGGTCTCCCATCTCGATAAATTGCTGCATAGAGGAATCGACGAGAGCGTAGCGACCGAAGTGTTTGCGATCGGATTGCCTGCTTCCCCGGGAGCGGCGGTCGGGCAGGTCGCGTTCGATGCGGACGTGGCCATGGAATGGAGCCAAGCGGGCAAGAAAGTCATTCTTGCGCGACCGGAAACGACGCCCGAAGATATCCAAGGTGTGCTTGTATCCGAGGGAATTATTACTAGCAGAGGCGGGATGACAAGCCACGCCGCGGTTGTCGCCCGGGGCATGGGCAAGCCGTGCGTATGCGGATGCGAGACCATTAAGATCGATGAAGAACAACGTCAAATGTCCGTTGGCTCACGCCTTGTGCAAGAGGGAGACTGGATTACGATAGACGGGGCCAGCGGCAGAGTGATCATTGGAGAGGTTCCGCTGCGTGAAGCGGAGATTACGGAAGAGTTGTCGGAGTTGCTGGAATGGGCCGATTCCATTCGTAAGCTTAAAGTCAGAGCGAACGCGGATAATCCTCATGACGCGAGCGTTGCGAAACAATTCGGCGCCGAAGGAATCGGTTTGTGCCGGACGGAGCATATGTTTTTCTCGGCTGAACGCCTTCCCGTCGTGCAACGGATGATTTTAGCGGACGATATCGAGGAACGGCACCAGGCTCTGGAGCAGCTTCTACCGATGCAACAAGCGGACTTCGAAGCGATGCTTACGAATATGGACGGTCATCCCGTCAATATTCGGTTGTTAGATCCGCCATTACACGAGTTTCTGCCCAAGGAGAAGGAGCTAAGGAAGAAGCTGGACGATCTCGATCGCGCAGGCGGCGACAACGAGTCGGAGAAGAAGGCCGTTCTATCTTTGATTCGCAAGGTGCAAGCCCTCGAAGAAGTGAATCCGATGCTTGGGCAACGGGGCTGCAGATTAGGGATCGTTTACCCTGAAATTTACGATATGCAGATTGAAGCGATATTCAGGGCTGCGTCTCGTTGTATAGATAAGGGAACGAAGGTAACGCTCGAGATCATGGTTCCGCTCGTAGGACATGTGAATGAGCTGGCTATGCTTCGGGAACGGATCGATACGATCGGTGAACGAATCTTAGGTCGGGAAATTCTAGAACGCGGCATCTATCAAGTCGGAACGATGATCGAGGTGCCTAGGGCGGCTCTGACTGCGGCTCAAATCGCTCCGATCGCGGATTTCTTCTCCTTCGGAACGAACGATCTAACGCAAATGACCTTCGGCTATAGCCGAGACGATGCGGAAGGAAAGTTCCTGTCCCACTACGTGGATCAGAAGATCTTGCCGCATAATCCATTCCAAGTGCTGGACACCGAGGGAGTAGGGCTGCTCATCGAGTGGGCGACGACATCGGGCAGGTCGATTAAACCGAACTTGAAGACCGGCATTTGCGGAGAACACGGCGGCGACAAGGATTCGATCTTTTTCTGCCATCGCACGGGGTTGGATTATGTTAGTTGTTCGCCATTCCGGCTGCCTATGGCTCGAATCGCAGCAGCGCAAGCGGCCATTGCTTACGGATACGAGAAAACAATGAAATCATCCTTACCCATATCATAGATGAAGCGCGTTTGATAAAATGGTGGGATGATAGGTAGACGAGGAGTGGATGACCATCGAACTCACATCCCGCCAGCAAGACATCTTGACGATCGTGACGAATCAGCAGCCCATATCGGGAGAGTATATCGCGGAGCAGTTAGGGACGACGCGTCCGGCCATTCGATCGGATTTAGCCTTATTAGTCATGCTGAAATTGCTCGAAGCCAAACCCAAGGTAGGGTATACGTTAAGCAGCGCCTCGAATCAACAAGAGCTGGCATTAGAGCGATTGTTGACGATGCAGGTCAAGGAGTTTCAATCGGCACCGGTCGTGCTGAGGGAAACGGCGTCCGTGAGCGACGCGGTCGTCGCGATGTTTCTGGACAATGTGGGAAGCTTGATTATCGGCGACGCGGACGGTCATCTTGCGGGCATCGTATCGAGGAAAGATTTGCTCAAGGTGACTCTAGGGAATAGCGCGGCTGCTGCTATGCCGGTTAGCTTGATTATGACCCGCCATCCGAATATCGTGACGATCACTCCTGAAGAGTCCATCGTCGCGGCAGCGAAAAAAATGATTTCGCATGAGGTGGACAGCTTGCCGGTCGTTCTGGAATTACGGTCGGAGGATAGTCTGCAGAGGGCAGAGGTCATTGGAAGAATTACGAAGACGGCGATGACGAAGGTGCTGCTGGAATTGGCTTTTGGCCATTAGTTGGGGGGAGCAAGCTTGAAAGAGAAGGAGCGCACCGTATTTGTTTGCTCCGATTCCGTAGGAGAAACGGCAGAGATGGTCGTACTGGCGACGATTCGGCAATTTAACGCATACCAAACCGGTATTAGAAGATATTCGCACGTGAAGAGCGAGGAAGAGATAAGCGCATTAATGGAGGAAGCGGCTAGACAGGGTTCATTCGTCGCTTATACCTTGGTGCTCCCGGAGCTCAGAGAAATGATCAGACTCGAGGGCATAAGGCTCCAGGTGATCACCGTGGATATTATGGGTCCCGTTATGCAGGCCTTTATCGATGTTTTTAATGATTCGCCCAAGAGGAAAGCCGGACTGCTCCATCAATTGGATGATGAATATTATCGTCGGGTGGAAGCGATCGAATTTACCGTCAAATGCGATGATGGCAAGGACATGAACGCCATGCATCAGGCGGATCTGGTACTGCTGGGAGTGTCCCGAACATCCAAAACGCCCCTAAGTATTTACTTGGCGCATAAAGGCTTCAAAGTTTGCAATTACCCGATCGTCCCTGAAGTCATGCCGCCCCTGGATATTTTGCTGAAAAATAAAGCGAAGCTGGTCGGCTTGACGATGGATGCGGGACATTTGGCGAAAATCAGGTTCGAACGTCTGAAAGCGATGGGACTGCCTAACGGAGCGAAGTACGCTTCCATAGAACGCGTCGTGCACGAGTTGGAGTTTGCTCTGGAGCTGTACAAAAAGTTAGGCTGTACGGTTATTGACGTTACGGAAAGCGCGATTGAGGAAACAGCCGGGTTGATTATGGAATCTTGTTTCCGCTCATGAATCGAATGGTTATCGAAAGAGGCTGAACCCCTAAGGTGACTTAGGTGTTCAGCCTCTTCATAGTCAAATTCTATAAAGTACATAGTTTTTATATATTTCAACTATAGCAATGCGTATGATATAACTTAGCTATCATAATCAGTCGAGGAGAGGATCAGACATGGCTAATCGGAATAAGGAGCAAAAAATCCATTGGAACGCTAACGGCTACGATGAATCGATGAGTTTCGTTTCCAAGTATGGCGAGGATATCGTGAAGTGGCTTAACCCCAAACCTGATGAAAGGATAGTTGACTTCGGCTGCGGTACCGGCGATCTGGCCGCTAAGATCGCCGCGCATGGATCGAAGGTAATCGGAGTGGATATTTCCCCGGAAATGGTCGAAAAGGCACAGGCCAAATATCCCGAAATTCACTTCGAATGCGCGGACGGAATGCGCTGGGAATCCGAACATAAATACGATGCCGTATTTAGCAATGCGGCTTTGCATTGGATGAGAGAGCCGGAGGGAGCTATTGAAAGTATGACTTCTGCGCTTCGTCCCGGAGGTAGATTAATCGCGGAATTCGGAGGTTACGGGAACGTAGCAACGATTATATCGGCAGTAAAAGAAACTTTGAAAGGTTGCGGCAAAGAAGAGGTATTCCTCATGCCTTGGTATTTTCCAACGATAGGAGAATATTCCATCTTGCTCGAGCGGTATGGTATGGAAGTTTGCAGCGCGAACTTGTTCGACCGTCCGACACGGCTGGAGAATGGACCGGATGGGATGACGGTGTGGTTACGGATGTTCGGTACGGCGATGTTTCCGAACGCAAGCGAAGCGGAAGTTGCTCAGTGGATCGACGAATCCGTGCAAATTTTGAAACAATCGACGCTCTTCGATCAAGGATCATGGACGGCCGATTATAGAAGATTGCGGATTTCAGCGGTAAAACGCGGATAGAAATTGAGCACAAAGGGATAAAAATAAAACCTTATCGTTCATTGACTTAAAGATGCTTCTCGGAGAAAATGAGGACATCTTAACAAGCGGGGACGGTTTAACATCATGAAACTTTTCAAAAGCTGGTATGGCATTCTCATGCTGGCGCTCCCATCCTTATTCGCGTTCGCTACTCAAACGCTAACCGGTACGGTCAACCTGATCTTGGTCGGCGATCTCGGATTTGTGGTTATAGCCGTTGTCGGCGTATCCAACATTATTATGTATAACGTGTTCGCTATCTTTTCCGGAATCGGCCATTCGGTCAATTACCTCGTCGCGCAGAACTTCGGAGCGCAAGAAATGCGCAAAGGGATGCAGAGGACTTATCTCGCCCTGATGGTAAGCTTGGGAGTGGGGATTTTCATTGCCATAGCCGGTTGGTTAGCGAGCGGTGCGGTCTTAAAGCTGACGGGCGGTTCCGCGGACCTCATCTCAACGGGCGGCGATTATCTGGAGTTACGCTTTTACGCGATGTCGTTCGGAATTATAAGCTTCGTGTTTCATGGTTTCTTCCGCGGGGTGGGCGATACTCGTACGTCGATGATTGTATCGATCGTAGCGAACGTCTTGATGGTCGGACTCACTTATGGTCTCACCTATGGCCACTGGGGATTGCCGAATATGGGGATTATTGGAGCGGGTTACGCTCTATTAATCGGAGAAGCGGTACAGTTGCTAGTTTGTTTGATCGTGTTCTGGGGGCCTATGCATAAGCGGTACCAGACAAGGAAGCTGCAACAGCCGGATTGGAAGGAACTGAAGTTGATTTCCCAGGAAAGCGGAAAGCTTGGGCTGCAGGAATTCTCGATGAGCGTCTCTATGTATATCTTTACGATATTCGTCCTGAAGTTAGGGGATATGGCTGCTGCGGCGAACGAAGTAGCGCTAAGCGTAATGTCGTTCGGATTCATGCCGGCTTTCGCGTTCGGATCTAC
Encoded proteins:
- a CDS encoding pyruvate, water dikinase regulatory protein, translated to MKEKERTVFVCSDSVGETAEMVVLATIRQFNAYQTGIRRYSHVKSEEEISALMEEAARQGSFVAYTLVLPELREMIRLEGIRLQVITVDIMGPVMQAFIDVFNDSPKRKAGLLHQLDDEYYRRVEAIEFTVKCDDGKDMNAMHQADLVLLGVSRTSKTPLSIYLAHKGFKVCNYPIVPEVMPPLDILLKNKAKLVGLTMDAGHLAKIRFERLKAMGLPNGAKYASIERVVHELEFALELYKKLGCTVIDVTESAIEETAGLIMESCFRS
- the ppdK gene encoding pyruvate, phosphate dikinase, which gives rise to MNNKQVFDFQEGNAGMKTLLGGKGAHLAEMTRAGLPVPPGFTISTEACLSYFKADNRMSDELQSEIVAALHRLETLKGQKFGNPADPLLVSVRSGSVTSMPGMMDTILNLGLNDETVEGLAAKTNNARFAYDCYRRLLQMFGNVVLDIGGHHFEKIVHRLKQEEGVSQDQDLTPDALLRLIADFKHCIQLQAGRPFPQDVREQLTLAVEAVFQSWNNSRAKIYRKINRIPDDQGTAVNIQSMVFGNRGQDCGTGVVFTRNPSTGATELFGEYLINAQGEDVVAGTRTPQPVASLSDEMPAVFEQLVRLAKQLEQHYRDMQDIEFTVEQGRLYILQTRNGKRNAQAAVTIAANLVKEGTIAKEDALQRIEVSHLDKLLHRGIDESVATEVFAIGLPASPGAAVGQVAFDADVAMEWSQAGKKVILARPETTPEDIQGVLVSEGIITSRGGMTSHAAVVARGMGKPCVCGCETIKIDEEQRQMSVGSRLVQEGDWITIDGASGRVIIGEVPLREAEITEELSELLEWADSIRKLKVRANADNPHDASVAKQFGAEGIGLCRTEHMFFSAERLPVVQRMILADDIEERHQALEQLLPMQQADFEAMLTNMDGHPVNIRLLDPPLHEFLPKEKELRKKLDDLDRAGGDNESEKKAVLSLIRKVQALEEVNPMLGQRGCRLGIVYPEIYDMQIEAIFRAASRCIDKGTKVTLEIMVPLVGHVNELAMLRERIDTIGERILGREILERGIYQVGTMIEVPRAALTAAQIAPIADFFSFGTNDLTQMTFGYSRDDAEGKFLSHYVDQKILPHNPFQVLDTEGVGLLIEWATTSGRSIKPNLKTGICGEHGGDKDSIFFCHRTGLDYVSCSPFRLPMARIAAAQAAIAYGYEKTMKSSLPIS
- a CDS encoding class I SAM-dependent methyltransferase; amino-acid sequence: MANRNKEQKIHWNANGYDESMSFVSKYGEDIVKWLNPKPDERIVDFGCGTGDLAAKIAAHGSKVIGVDISPEMVEKAQAKYPEIHFECADGMRWESEHKYDAVFSNAALHWMREPEGAIESMTSALRPGGRLIAEFGGYGNVATIISAVKETLKGCGKEEVFLMPWYFPTIGEYSILLERYGMEVCSANLFDRPTRLENGPDGMTVWLRMFGTAMFPNASEAEVAQWIDESVQILKQSTLFDQGSWTADYRRLRISAVKRG
- a CDS encoding CBS domain-containing protein, yielding MTIELTSRQQDILTIVTNQQPISGEYIAEQLGTTRPAIRSDLALLVMLKLLEAKPKVGYTLSSASNQQELALERLLTMQVKEFQSAPVVLRETASVSDAVVAMFLDNVGSLIIGDADGHLAGIVSRKDLLKVTLGNSAAAAMPVSLIMTRHPNIVTITPEESIVAAAKKMISHEVDSLPVVLELRSEDSLQRAEVIGRITKTAMTKVLLELAFGH
- a CDS encoding MATE family efflux transporter; the protein is MKLFKSWYGILMLALPSLFAFATQTLTGTVNLILVGDLGFVVIAVVGVSNIIMYNVFAIFSGIGHSVNYLVAQNFGAQEMRKGMQRTYLALMVSLGVGIFIAIAGWLASGAVLKLTGGSADLISTGGDYLELRFYAMSFGIISFVFHGFFRGVGDTRTSMIVSIVANVLMVGLTYGLTYGHWGLPNMGIIGAGYALLIGEAVQLLVCLIVFWGPMHKRYQTRKLQQPDWKELKLISQESGKLGLQEFSMSVSMYIFTIFVLKLGDMAAAANEVALSVMSFGFMPAFAFGSTATILVGQEIGQRRPDLAKKAGTNTAILGTIFLILLGTAELIWAEPIARMYSDDPGVYELAAYLITVSAYLQIFDGFYNFYAGGLRGIGDTTFLMRASFVLSIFMFIPLTYLFVMVLDWGSIGAWLALYSFLVALGSAVMIRYYRTDFNSVQLKEAHG
- the gap gene encoding type I glyceraldehyde-3-phosphate dehydrogenase; amino-acid sequence: MRVGLSGTGRIGRLLLRKVFSTEQSAVEVGVINSLSSPETIAHLLKYDSVHGKWDGEAEVDGNDLILNGRRVAVTSQAAPELLPWREYEVEMAIDATGKFNDRDGASRHLKAGAEKVLITAPGSGVDLTVVMGVNDSQYDPRKHRIISAASCTTNCLAPVLHVVDKAFGVEQGWMTTIHSYTNDQNHLDNSHKDLRRARACTSSIIPTSTGVGKALKEVIPHLSSVIEGISMRVPTQNVSMLDLSLQLKRKATLNEVREVFLEAVSGPQTKVMEYNELPLVSTDYIGNEKSAIIDGLSTMVRGDQLKLFAWYDNEWAYASRVYDLAMHVSNAHHSLETRSVVSV